The stretch of DNA GATGAAATAAAGAGTTATTGTAATGATCCTGATGCTACATTCCCAACCCCCGTAATAATGGCAATTGATTCAGAAAATTTGACATTTAACAAAGATAATACAGTTACAATAGCTGATGAAGCAGGAATAGCTGATGTTTTAGATGGGCAACACAGGCTGAAAGGTCTTAGAGCATCAAATAATATTGATGCATTTGAATTACCGGTAGTATTTGTAAAAGATGCAACAGAAGAACAAAAAGCTTATATATTTTCTATTATTAATAGTAAGCAAACTAGAGTATCACCCTCTCTAATTTATGATTTATTCGCGGTCATGAAAAAGAGAAGCCCTCAAAAAACATGTCATGAAATTGCTCGCAGCTTGAATAAAATGGAATCATCACCATTTTTCGGGCGTTTGAAAATGTTGGGAAAAGGTGGAGGGGAAAATGCCTCATTGTCACAAGGAACATTTGTGAAAAGGCTTGTTACTCTAATCACTAAGAAACCAGATGATTATCTGATAAAAATAAAAAATGATGAAGAACTTCCGATAGAAGATCTACCTTTCAATGAGTATTTCCGAGAAAATAAGGATGACGTAATTTTCAAAGTGGTCTTGAATTTATTTTCAGCTGTAAGGCATGAGTTTAGAGATGAATGGGGCAACCCGAGTGAATCAATCCTTTCGAAAGGTATAGGTTTTGGGGCTATTATAAGAGCATTTCCAGCTATCTTTAAGAAAGGTAAATCAAAAGGAGATCTTTCTGAAAGTTACTTCCGTGAAGTGTTCGCTAATTTCAAAACTGTTCTAAGTGAGGAGAATATTAGCCTGACATCGGAACACTTTGGCTCAAATGAAGCGAATGTTACACAGTTACACAAACTCATTGAAAAAGGGCTATTAAGGGTGTGACTAAAGTACTTTTTAAATTTAACAAAGTTGGGTTACTTGCTTAAATATAAACTGACAGTTCCCATAGGCTGTCAGTTATAAGTAAAGAACGCGGGTTTAATCTCTTTTATTATAAAAACTAATCCCACGATTCAAATGCAACTTAACAAAATCTCCAAACTGCACACCTCCTAGGTGTGCAGTTTGTTTTTGATACGCTTCACGCAGCACGGCTAAATAAACATCGGCATATTCACCGGCAAACACTTTCCAGCTCATTTCCACGTTGCTGTCTGATGGAATATCTTCAACAGGGGGGATTGAATCTTCAGCGAGCGACATACAAAGTGCCCACCGACAAAGTACATTCCAGTTTTCGATTCCTGTTTTACGTTTTAAGGTGGTTAGTTGTTGCTTTTGCTTTTCAGAAAGGCGAATAGTATCAATTGTATGTTCCATTAAAAGTACCCCTTTGTGAACGCTGAGCTTTGTTGTTGTTCGTTATATTGAATGTGGTATTCACGGCAAATAGCTGGACTGAGTTGCTTATAATACTGTCCGTTTATCTCTTCATCCGTTGATAACAAGATCACTTGCTGACTCGCATTTGGGAAGTAGTTGTTAATCAACTTATTACGGTGTTTACCATCTAAACGACCTAATGGTGTATCAATCACTGTTGGGATCTCTTTACCTGATGCTTCTGCTAATCCCCATAAAACAGCAATCGCCAATAATTGTCGCTCACCTGCTGATAAACGGCTTGGTGACATCGCTTGGTTTTTATTATCAAGCAGGGTTAGTTCAAAGCTAGTAGGACAAACTGTTATACCATTTATGAGTTTTTCTTTACGCGATAACGCATGAAACTTTTCACTGATATGAGATTGAAGGTACTCAACGTTTTCAGCCACTAACTTTTCAGCAAAGCTTTGCATTGTGTTTTTAAGCTTGCCAATATGCTCTGCAACTTGTCCTGCACGTTTCTGCTCAAAGGTATCTTTACTTTGTTGTGTCAGTAGATTTGAGTA from Psychromonas sp. psych-6C06 encodes:
- a CDS encoding DGQHR domain-containing protein, which encodes MSNYNYIQFTQPAGVFYMLSLPAKFVTKIMVVNERDEDGSGMQRGDSKPRIDEIKSYCNDPDATFPTPVIMAIDSENLTFNKDNTVTIADEAGIADVLDGQHRLKGLRASNNIDAFELPVVFVKDATEEQKAYIFSIINSKQTRVSPSLIYDLFAVMKKRSPQKTCHEIARSLNKMESSPFFGRLKMLGKGGGENASLSQGTFVKRLVTLITKKPDDYLIKIKNDEELPIEDLPFNEYFRENKDDVIFKVVLNLFSAVRHEFRDEWGNPSESILSKGIGFGAIIRAFPAIFKKGKSKGDLSESYFREVFANFKTVLSEENISLTSEHFGSNEANVTQLHKLIEKGLLRV
- the dndE gene encoding DNA sulfur modification protein DndE → MEHTIDTIRLSEKQKQQLTTLKRKTGIENWNVLCRWALCMSLAEDSIPPVEDIPSDSNVEMSWKVFAGEYADVYLAVLREAYQKQTAHLGGVQFGDFVKLHLNRGISFYNKRD